The following DNA comes from Arcobacter cloacae.
GGAATAAACTCTGGTTTTGTGTTATTAAAATCTTCTATTTTCATTGCTGTACATCCTGTTAGTAGTATGGTTGTTAAAAAAACTAATATTAAATTTTTCATGCTATTAATCCTTTATTTAAATCTATATTTTGGTCTCTTGTGAAAACCAATTGATGAAGATTTATGTTTCTTGTTAAAAATGCAGCCTCACAATAGTTTAAATACATTTTCCACATTCGTATAAAATATTCATCAAAACCTAATTTTTTAACTTCTTCTAATTTTTTTTCAAAATTCTCATGCCAAATATTCAAAGTTTTTGCATAATCTTCTGTAAACTCTTCAAGATGATTTAAATTTAATCTTGTATGTTTTGACGTCACTTCAAGGATTTTAGAGATACTTGGAAGATGACCTCCTGGGAAGATATATTTTTGTATAAAATCAGTCCCTTTTGAGTAAGCTTTATATCTTTGGTCTGGCATTGTGATTACTTGAAGAACTAAAACTCCATTTGGTTTTAGTAGCTCTTGACACTTTTTAAAGAAGATATGAAAATACTCTTTGCCCACAGCTTCAAACATTTCAACAGCAATTATTGCATCAAATTTTCCGTTTAAATCTCTATAATCTTTTAGTAAAATGTCAATTTTATCTTCTATCTTATGCTCTTTAAATCTATCTTCACAAAGTTTTTTTTGCTCAACACTTAAAGTTACCGTTGTAACATCACAACCTTTATCATTTGCCAAATGAAGTGCCATAGCTCCCCAACCTGAGCCAATTTCTAAAACTTTAGAACCTTCTTTTAAGTTTAGTTTTGATGAAAGTTTTTCAAGTTTGTTTTTTTGTGCTTCGTATAAATCTTGGTTTTTATCTGTAAATACAGCGCTTGAATACATCATTGTTTCATCAAGCATTAGTTTATAAAATTCATTTGATAAGTCATAGTGCGCTGAGATATTTTTTCTTGAGTTTGTTTTTGAGTTTTTTCTTAAACTATGTTTGATTTTATTAAAAATAGGCATTAGATTTATTAGTCTGTTTTTTTCATTTTCACTTGTAGTTCCAAGATATTTTGCATTTAAAAGTGCTAGTTTTATTAGTTTTGTAAGATTTGAAGTTTCAAAATCTTTGTCAATGTAACTTTCACAAAAACCAATATCTCCATAAAGTATGGTTCTACTAAAAAATCTATTGTTATATATTTCTAAAGTTATTTTTTCTTCAACCTTTTTTTCTCCATAAAGTTCGATAGTTCCATCTTTATAGACTACTTGTAATGTTCCTATTTTTATTT
Coding sequences within:
- a CDS encoding SAM-dependent methyltransferase; the protein is MQKLWNKFGDNFFSKIKIGTLQVVYKDGTIELYGEKKVEEKITLEIYNNRFFSRTILYGDIGFCESYIDKDFETSNLTKLIKLALLNAKYLGTTSENEKNRLINLMPIFNKIKHSLRKNSKTNSRKNISAHYDLSNEFYKLMLDETMMYSSAVFTDKNQDLYEAQKNKLEKLSSKLNLKEGSKVLEIGSGWGAMALHLANDKGCDVTTVTLSVEQKKLCEDRFKEHKIEDKIDILLKDYRDLNGKFDAIIAVEMFEAVGKEYFHIFFKKCQELLKPNGVLVLQVITMPDQRYKAYSKGTDFIQKYIFPGGHLPSISKILEVTSKHTRLNLNHLEEFTEDYAKTLNIWHENFEKKLEEVKKLGFDEYFIRMWKMYLNYCEAAFLTRNINLHQLVFTRDQNIDLNKGLIA